The nucleotide sequence CGGAGATCGAGCGGGGGGCCCGGCGCGGCCGGGGCCGGTACGTGGTCGAGCCGGACCGCCGGGAAGCCATCCGGATGGCCCTGGGCGAAGCGGAAGCCGGCGACGTGGTGGTCATCGCCGGGAAGGGCCACGAGACCGGCCAGGAGTTCGCCGGCGGCATGGTCGTCCCCTTCGACGACCGCATCGTGGCGGCGGAAGAGCTCCGGAGGCTGCGGTGAGGCCGAGGCGCCTGTCCGGCGTTGCCCGAGCCGTGAACGGCCGCCTGATCGGCGAGGACGCCGAGGTGGACGCGGTCGTGGTGGACAGCCGGACGGCCGGTCCCGGCACCCTGTTCGTGGCGATCCGGGGCGAGCGCCAGGACGGGCACCGGTTCGTGGCCGGCGCGTTCGCGAACGGCGCGGCGGGGGCGCTGGTGGAGCGAGCCGAAGGCGCGGCCGGCCCCGCGGTGGTCGTGGCGGACGCCGGCGAGGCACTCCTCGACCTGGCCGCCGACGAGCGGACGGCCCTTGCGGCAACCGTGGTCGGCATCACCGGTTCCACCGGCAAGACCTGCACGAAGGACTTCGCCGCCGCGGTGCTTCGGGGGCACTTCGACGTCCTGGCCAGTCCCGCGTCCTTCAACAACGAGGTGGGGCTGCCGCTCACGCTGCTCTCGGCTCTGGACGGCACCGAGGTCGTGGTGTGCGAGATGGGCGCCCGCGGCGTCGGACACGTGGCCCGCCTGTGCCAGGTGGCCCGCCCCTCCGTCGGCATCGTCACCAACGTGGGCGTCGCGCACCTCGAGCTGTTCGGCTCGCGGGAGAACATCGTCCGGGCCAAGGCGGAGCTGGTGGAGGCGCTTCCCCCGGACGGCGTGGCCGTGCTGAACGCCGACGACCCGGTGGTGCGCGGATACGCCGCGCGAACGCCCGCCCGCGCCGTCACGTTCGGCCTGGCCGAGAACGCCGACGTCCGGGCCGAGGACGTGACGCTCGGCGAGGAGGGCCGGGCGGCGTTCACGCTGGTTGCATCCGGGGTTCGCCAGCACGTCGAGCTGGCCGTGGCCGGCGCGCACATGGTGCCGAACGCGCTGGCCGCGTCGGCGTGCGGCCTGGCCCTCGGGGTGACCCTCGCGGAATGCGCCGCGGCCCTGAAGGACGCCCACGTCTCCGCGTGGCGCATGGAGACCTTCACCACCGAGGGCGGCGTCCGCGTGGTGAACGACGCCTACAACGCCAACCCGGCCTCGATGCAGGCCGCCCTCCAGTCGCTCCGGTGGATGGCCCGCCCACCCTCCCGGGCCGTCGCGGTGCTGGGGCACATGGCCGAGCTCGGGCCCATCTCCGACCAGGAGCACGAGCGCGTCGGCGAGCTGGTGGCACGCCTCGGGATCGACCGCGTGGTCACGGTCGGCCCGCAGGCCCGGGCCATCGCCGTGTCCGCACAGCGGGAAGGGGTCGAGCCCGAGAACGTCGCCGCGTTCGAGGACGCCCGGACGGCGCTGGCGGAGCTCCGGACGTGGCTTCGCCCCGGCGACGTGGTGCTGGTGAAGGGGTCCCGGGTGGCCGGCCTGGAGAAGCTGGCGGAAGCGCTCCGCGATCCGGGGTCGCGGCCGTGACCGGCATCCTCGTCTCCGCCGCGACCGGACTGATCCTGACGCTCCTCGGGACCCCGCTGGCCATCCGCCTGTTCCGGGCGTGGGGCTGGGGCCAGCGCATCCGGGAGGCGTGGTACGGCGAGGGCCCCGAAGCGCACCACGGCCACCTGGGGAAGGTGGGGACGCCCACCATGGGCGGCATCGTGATCCTCATCGGGATGACGGGGGCCTATCTGGTGGCCCGGGTGACGGGGGCGAAGTTCAGCGCGGTCGGCGTGGCGGTGATGGGGGCGGCGTTCGGCCTGGGGTTCGTGGGGTTCCTGGACGACTTCCTGAAGATCCGCCGCCAGCGCTCGCTCGGCCTCAACAAGAC is from Actinomycetota bacterium and encodes:
- a CDS encoding UDP-N-acetylmuramoyl-tripeptide--D-alanyl-D-alanine ligase; its protein translation is MRPRRLSGVARAVNGRLIGEDAEVDAVVVDSRTAGPGTLFVAIRGERQDGHRFVAGAFANGAAGALVERAEGAAGPAVVVADAGEALLDLAADERTALAATVVGITGSTGKTCTKDFAAAVLRGHFDVLASPASFNNEVGLPLTLLSALDGTEVVVCEMGARGVGHVARLCQVARPSVGIVTNVGVAHLELFGSRENIVRAKAELVEALPPDGVAVLNADDPVVRGYAARTPARAVTFGLAENADVRAEDVTLGEEGRAAFTLVASGVRQHVELAVAGAHMVPNALAASACGLALGVTLAECAAALKDAHVSAWRMETFTTEGGVRVVNDAYNANPASMQAALQSLRWMARPPSRAVAVLGHMAELGPISDQEHERVGELVARLGIDRVVTVGPQARAIAVSAQREGVEPENVAAFEDARTALAELRTWLRPGDVVLVKGSRVAGLEKLAEALRDPGSRP